The stretch of DNA TCTCGCCGATCCGATCGAAACGTTCGACCCTTCCAAAGCATACGCGGCTTGCCTAAACCACCCCTCACCGACAGCCAGCGTGGTGGGGGCGATGTTGCTTCGGACCGGCCAGCCGCTCGGCGAAATCGAACGCGCCGCCGGCGAGACGGTCGCTCGCGAAGCAGACCGCTATGCCTCACCGGTCCGATGGCTGTCCTTGGCCGCCGCGGCGACACCGTTGATGGGGCTGCTGGGAACCGTCTGGGGAATGATCGTCGCCTTTCACGAATCGACTTCACTTTCGGCCGATCGCTCGCGCAGCGAACAACTCTCCGAAGGGATCTACACCGCGTTAGTCACCACGCTGGCCGGTTTGATCGTCGCGATTCCCGCGGCAATCTTGGCCCAGTACTTGGAAAACCGTATCGCCAAGCTATTTCACCAAATTGAGCAACTGGCATTCGATTTGGCCCCAGGCTTAACGCGTTACATCGGCCGTCAACAACTGACCAGTGATGGCATGCTAACGACGATGGAGAGCGCCAACGAAACTACCGCGGGAAGTTCACGACAATCGCCGCCTCCACCACCTCCGCCGACGGCGCGTGGAGAACATGGTCCGTCATCGAACCCATCGTCAAAGGCGGGATAACCATGGCGGTCGAAATAAAACGCTCCAGCGTCGCCGGAACACTCAGCCTGACACCACTGATCGATGTCGTGTTTTTGCTCTTGATTTTCTTCCTGGTAACCAGCGAATTCGAAGAGGAAGAACGTCGTTTAGATATCGTGCTTCCGACGGCGACCAGCGCCGTACCGATGGTCGGAAAACCTCGTGAGATCGTGATCGACATCGACGAAACGGGCGAGATCTACATGCGTGGGCAAAAAACTTCGCTCCAGGAGTTGGAACGTCTGCTCAAAGCGAGCGTTGCGTCCAATCCGACCCAACAAACCGCCGTGATTCGAGCCGACCGAGGCACGTCGTTCCAGCCGGTCGTCAGTGTGATGGATTTGTGCAACCAGACCGGCATCAGTGATTACTCGGTCACAACACAAGAAGGCCCGCCGCCGGATACAGCCAATTGAATCGTCACTTGCATCGCCCGCGTGTCGACAACACTCCGGAAGACTCTGGCCGGATGTGGCCGCTCGATTTGTCGGCTATCGCACTCGGCGGGCTGGTGTTGTTTCTGATCGTCACCCAATTCAGTGCGGACGATCCACGTTGGCTGTACAACCGAACGACTTACTTGGTTGCCGTTCCGTGTGTTTCGCTGGCGTTGGCGTTCATCCTGCGGATGCTCACAAATCGATACGTTCAAAAATCGATTCAACTGGGATTTTTGTTCAGCGTCTGCTTGCATCTCTTGTTGCTGATCTTCGCCATCAACATTGTCGTCATCTCGGCATACCAGCCGATGGCGTCCAAGGGTAAAAAGCGAGAACGTTCGCCGATTCGCAAAACGGTGCCTGAGCATATTTTTCAGGTTCAGCGCGAAACCAAAGAAACCCCCGATTGGTCCACGCCGGTCGAGGCCGAAACGAAGTCGCGTGTGATTCCCAAAGAGCAACGCCAGTTGCCGCCGGTCCATCGATCACAGGCACGGATGGAACTTCCCAAGCCTCGGCAGCCCGAGAAACTGCCGATGCAGAAGTACTTGATGGAACGCCAGGAAGCGAGCGAAGCGATGCCGACGCCTGCCGATTCCCCCGGCAAACTCGCGCGGCGGCAGAGCCGTTCCGAGCCGATCACACCGGCTACCGAATCAATCGACCTCCCCGCGTCATCCGGTTCGGTGCAATCCCCCGTGCAGGCCTCGCCTACCGAACGAACCGCCGAAGACAATTCACCGCCGCGAAAGAGTAACCCGTCATCGAGTGGCTTGAAAATGGCTTCGGCGCCGCCGGCCCCAAGTCCAACCCCCGCAGCGTCGCCGATGACACCCGCCGCCGCTGCGATGAGCCCGACGCCGGCGATGCCGACCATCGGTGACGCCGGGTTAGCGCGAGCGCGACGTTCGCGATCGATCTCAAAACCGGCTGCGATCGCTGGTTCGGCGCCCGCTCCGGTGACGGTCGCCGTGGCACAAGAAAGCGCCGACGCCGCGATGATGTTAAACCCGACCGAGCTTCCGACGACGCGATTGGGTGAAACGACCGGTGCCCAGCTTAGCCAGGGACCGGCACCAAGCTTTATGGCTGAGCAGCGTTTACCCGAACCGACCGGCGGTGCCCAGCTTTCTCGCAACGCGATCATGGCCGCCGCTGGCAGCCCACACGTTTCCGCCGGGTCGGCCCCCCAAGCACCCGGCCGTTCGCGCAGGATGAATGTCGCGAGTGGCTTGTCCCCGGTCGGCTCAATCAATCCAAGTGCGTCGATCCCCTCCGCTTCCGACGGTGCCACCGGATCGAGCGGGCCGCGAACTCTGGATGATCGGTTGACCGAAGCGGACATCGAAATCGATGGTGATCGCAGTGGCGGACGCACCGGACGATCGCCATCTGAATTGACACCCGCCGCAGGCCCGGCGATGGCGCTCGACCTGTTAGCCGATATCGGTCCGGTCGGAATCGCCGATCAGCCGGCCGAACGCGCGGGATTGATGCCCGGCGAAATGAAACCGGAAATTTCGGCGATGGAGCTACCACGAAAAGCGCGTCCGAGACGCCGTGTCGGCGGTCCGGCAACCCCGGCGGGAACCAAGATCGCTGCCGTCGAATCGTTCTCGCGGCGAGTGATGCGCACCAGCGGCGGTGCCGCATCAAGCGCACCTGGCATGGGTGGCCCGGCGACCGAAGAAGCAATCGAACGCGGACTGGCCTACCTGGCGAGCATTCAAAACGACGATGGTAGCTGGTCGCTGCAAGGCCATGGTGAAGCCGTTTTACTGCGTAGCGACACCGCAGCAACGGGCCTGTGCTTGCTGGCGTTTCAAGGTGCTGGCTATACCCACACCCAGCATCAATATGCCAGCACGGTCAGCAGCGGGCTGAAATTCTTACTCGACAACCAGCGTTCTAGTGGAAACCTGTATCGCAGCGAAAACCCAACCAGTGATCGCAACGTGATGTTCTACAGCCACGGCATCGCATCGCTTGCCTTATGCGAAGCATACGGCATGACACAAGATCGCGAACTACGCCAAGGAGCCCAGGACGCACTGAATTACATCATCGAAACCCAACACCGCCAGCGAGGCGGTTGGCGTTACTCGCCGCAGGTCAGCAGCGATACCAGCGTGACCGGTTGGATGATGATGGCGCTCAAAAGCGGTGAGCTTTCCGGTCTGATCGTCCCCCAGGAAACGTATGACGGAATCGACCATTGGCTTTCGCTGGCGCGGGATAGCTCCGATCGGCTAGATCGCTATCGGTACAACCCGTTCGCACCGGATACGCCCGAGCAGCGACATGGGCGAATGCCGACC from Roseiconus lacunae encodes:
- a CDS encoding MotA/TolQ/ExbB proton channel family protein, whose amino-acid sequence is MKFETSPTIHLTLPSYRGIAFTKAKSTRRQARLGGTETPSIPVAHWQSLKSDSVAFAVTKTRPRMSFFTIVLTAVMVTFGIGQPPAAAQEPSLQPELSQPENGQTEPSQTIGAGDIQAIMADEATETPTVSEPSGIDMLTLLASGGRFMIPIALMSLLVVTLAAERMLSLRRGKVYPKRLVRELERLADPIETFDPSKAYAACLNHPSPTASVVGAMLLRTGQPLGEIERAAGETVAREADRYASPVRWLSLAAAATPLMGLLGTVWGMIVAFHESTSLSADRSRSEQLSEGIYTALVTTLAGLIVAIPAAILAQYLENRIAKLFHQIEQLAFDLAPGLTRYIGRQQLTSDGMLTTMESANETTAGSSRQSPPPPPPPTARGEHGPSSNPSSKAG
- a CDS encoding ExbD/TolR family protein; the encoded protein is MAVEIKRSSVAGTLSLTPLIDVVFLLLIFFLVTSEFEEEERRLDIVLPTATSAVPMVGKPREIVIDIDETGEIYMRGQKTSLQELERLLKASVASNPTQQTAVIRADRGTSFQPVVSVMDLCNQTGISDYSVTTQEGPPPDTAN
- a CDS encoding prenyltransferase/squalene oxidase repeat-containing protein — translated: MNRHLHRPRVDNTPEDSGRMWPLDLSAIALGGLVLFLIVTQFSADDPRWLYNRTTYLVAVPCVSLALAFILRMLTNRYVQKSIQLGFLFSVCLHLLLLIFAINIVVISAYQPMASKGKKRERSPIRKTVPEHIFQVQRETKETPDWSTPVEAETKSRVIPKEQRQLPPVHRSQARMELPKPRQPEKLPMQKYLMERQEASEAMPTPADSPGKLARRQSRSEPITPATESIDLPASSGSVQSPVQASPTERTAEDNSPPRKSNPSSSGLKMASAPPAPSPTPAASPMTPAAAAMSPTPAMPTIGDAGLARARRSRSISKPAAIAGSAPAPVTVAVAQESADAAMMLNPTELPTTRLGETTGAQLSQGPAPSFMAEQRLPEPTGGAQLSRNAIMAAAGSPHVSAGSAPQAPGRSRRMNVASGLSPVGSINPSASIPSASDGATGSSGPRTLDDRLTEADIEIDGDRSGGRTGRSPSELTPAAGPAMALDLLADIGPVGIADQPAERAGLMPGEMKPEISAMELPRKARPRRRVGGPATPAGTKIAAVESFSRRVMRTSGGAASSAPGMGGPATEEAIERGLAYLASIQNDDGSWSLQGHGEAVLLRSDTAATGLCLLAFQGAGYTHTQHQYASTVSSGLKFLLDNQRSSGNLYRSENPTSDRNVMFYSHGIASLALCEAYGMTQDRELRQGAQDALNYIIETQHRQRGGWRYSPQVSSDTSVTGWMMMALKSGELSGLIVPQETYDGIDHWLSLARDSSDRLDRYRYNPFAPDTPEQRHGRMPTPTMTAVGMLMRMYNGWSREVPAMQSAADYLLTHPPRLGERRRPERDGYYWYYATQFMFHMGGDYWDRWNQFLNPLLLETQIKVGPEAGSWDPELPVRDRWAVHAGRVYVTTMNLLNLEVYYRHLPIYEDTASDR